From the Armatimonadota bacterium genome, one window contains:
- a CDS encoding BamA/TamA family outer membrane protein, whose translation MAAVEVVGNRYIPTAQILAVVTIKVGDVPTPEQLRRDVQAIADLGWFADVSVRVETDPAGLRVVFLVVENPRVVAVVVQGNTVVATADIVRALDIPMGEVLNTKRARDGVRAVEKLYEERGYVLARVVDIGLDPADDGRLRVRLAEGRVEDVVFRGLTKTRPAVARRYVRLQRGDVFNVRQMNADLQRLFETGLFESVQARPQPGSTPEAAVIEIEVKEARTGELSFGAGYSTTEGLTGQIAYRERNWRGRAQTVALRAERGFSPTATQAAKFTFVLSFREPFLDPHQTSLDLNLYQTVATQTEVSGGATTARFDLERVGSLAEVMRPMDAHTTVSLRLRSERAAITPLPIDPSGTCPPDPCAPPAFFSPGRTVSVTVSGSRDLRDSRINPTRGSRQMLSLEFALPPLGSEFNFQKYFAEYVQYIPLGGESLIAGRVGAGLGSGAIPGQELFALGGPTTLRGFSGGQYRGTAMALANVEYRAPLGGIAPFFKDFTGIVFVDGGAAWGTALSTPGFVANYGVGVAFRSPLGVLRLDFAFGPAGTQTWLNLGHPF comes from the coding sequence GTGGCGGCCGTTGAGGTGGTGGGCAACAGGTACATTCCCACCGCGCAGATCCTGGCGGTGGTCACCATCAAGGTGGGCGATGTACCCACCCCCGAGCAGCTGCGGCGGGACGTTCAGGCTATTGCAGACCTGGGATGGTTCGCCGACGTCTCCGTCCGCGTGGAGACCGACCCGGCGGGCCTGCGGGTGGTCTTCCTGGTCGTGGAGAACCCGCGGGTGGTGGCGGTGGTGGTGCAGGGCAACACGGTGGTCGCCACGGCGGATATCGTCCGGGCCCTGGACATTCCCATGGGGGAGGTGCTGAACACGAAGCGCGCCCGCGACGGGGTGCGCGCCGTGGAGAAGCTCTACGAAGAACGGGGGTATGTGCTGGCCCGCGTGGTGGATATCGGGCTGGACCCCGCGGACGACGGCCGGCTCCGCGTGCGCCTGGCCGAGGGGCGGGTGGAGGATGTGGTCTTCCGCGGGCTGACCAAGACCCGGCCCGCCGTGGCCCGGCGCTATGTGCGGCTGCAGCGGGGCGACGTCTTCAACGTGCGGCAGATGAACGCCGACCTGCAGCGCCTCTTCGAGACGGGCCTCTTCGAGTCGGTACAGGCCCGCCCCCAGCCAGGGTCCACCCCCGAGGCCGCCGTCATCGAGATCGAAGTGAAAGAGGCCCGCACCGGCGAGCTCAGCTTCGGTGCCGGCTACAGTACCACCGAAGGATTGACGGGGCAGATCGCATACCGGGAGCGGAACTGGCGGGGACGGGCGCAGACCGTCGCCCTGAGGGCGGAGCGGGGTTTCTCCCCCACGGCAACCCAGGCCGCCAAGTTCACCTTCGTCCTGAGCTTCCGCGAGCCGTTCCTGGACCCACACCAGACCTCGCTGGACCTCAACCTCTACCAGACCGTGGCCACGCAGACTGAGGTCAGCGGGGGGGCGACGACGGCCCGCTTCGACCTGGAGCGGGTCGGCAGCCTGGCTGAGGTGATGCGGCCGATGGACGCCCACACCACCGTGAGCCTGCGGCTGCGCTCGGAGCGCGCCGCCATCACCCCCTTGCCCATCGACCCCAGCGGGACCTGCCCGCCCGACCCCTGCGCTCCGCCCGCCTTCTTCTCCCCGGGGCGGACAGTGTCGGTGACGGTAAGCGGGAGCAGGGACCTGCGGGACAGCCGCATCAACCCCACCCGAGGCAGCCGGCAGATGCTCTCCCTGGAGTTCGCCCTGCCGCCGCTGGGCAGTGAGTTCAACTTCCAGAAGTATTTTGCCGAGTACGTCCAGTACATCCCCCTGGGCGGGGAATCCCTGATCGCGGGGCGGGTCGGCGCCGGGCTGGGCAGCGGCGCCATCCCCGGGCAGGAGCTGTTCGCCCTGGGCGGCCCCACCACGCTGCGCGGGTTCAGCGGTGGCCAGTACCGCGGTACCGCCATGGCGCTGGCCAACGTCGAGTACCGCGCGCCGCTTGGCGGCATCGCTCCCTTCTTCAAGGACTTCACCGGCATCGTTTTCGTCGACGGCGGGGCGGCGTGGGGGACGGCGCTCAGCACCCCCGGTTTCGTGGCCAACTACGGCGTGGGCGTGGCCTTCAGGTCTCCCCTGGGCGTGCTCCGCCTGGACTTCGCCTTTGGCCCCGCCGGGACCCAGACGTGGCTCAACCTGGGACACCCGTTCTAG
- a CDS encoding sigma-70 family RNA polymerase sigma factor — translation MFEEYLRELQKVNLLRPDEEAGLWAQYRSGDAASRLRLIEAYQPLVFKLAMQLRPPQALLMDTIQEGTVGLIEAVERFDPGRGVRFSTFAAYRIRGRMLNAFARRTGELSLDQLLAEELVPGGALGDLEAELSLLRVEDRVLYEQIRAVVADLPGRERAILRAFLTRQDPRQVAGALRISLSHFYRLQKQAIARVRAALNPSAPRPETS, via the coding sequence ATGTTTGAGGAGTATCTGCGTGAGCTCCAAAAGGTCAACCTGCTCCGCCCCGATGAGGAGGCAGGGCTGTGGGCGCAGTACCGCAGCGGCGATGCGGCCAGTCGCCTCCGCCTGATCGAGGCTTACCAGCCGCTGGTTTTCAAGCTGGCCATGCAGCTGCGTCCGCCGCAGGCGCTCCTGATGGACACGATTCAGGAGGGGACAGTGGGCCTGATCGAGGCGGTGGAGCGCTTCGACCCGGGCCGCGGGGTCCGCTTCAGCACCTTCGCTGCCTACCGCATTCGCGGCCGCATGCTCAACGCCTTCGCCCGCCGCACCGGCGAGCTTTCCCTGGACCAGCTCCTGGCGGAGGAACTGGTGCCGGGGGGTGCGCTGGGCGACCTGGAGGCGGAGCTCTCCCTGCTGCGGGTGGAGGATCGGGTCCTCTACGAGCAGATCCGGGCGGTCGTGGCCGACCTCCCGGGGCGGGAGCGGGCCATCCTGCGGGCGTTCCTCACCCGCCAGGACCCACGACAGGTGGCCGGTGCGCTGCGTATCAGCCTCTCCCACTTCTACCGGCTGCAGAAGCAGGCTATCGCCCGGGTCAGGGCTGCGCTGAACCCCTCGGCGCCGCGGCCGGAGACCTCCTGA
- a CDS encoding translocation/assembly module TamB domain-containing protein, with protein MFRRSFVLAVVLLTAGGAVLYAVATSGRLHEQARRAVQAAAARQFQRPVQIGALRGDPLRGVVLEGVTVGRREPTAEGAIITAAQIVVSFRPAALLGDLLRRRGVLRSITTITLVRPEIWLEISSAGRWNVLDLVAQPGAPAMKGAGLAPLVVVRDGRVTLTDHSGPPYPFRARFVQVSGRADFRLAPTVELEAALVSLHTGRRTPVTLQGRYLLDRGVLDADLRAEGAPLVQWGPYLVRTPALVFTGGAADAQLHLLRAPWGGRRTLDYRGSVRLVDGAATLLPQRTRLYGMSGLLRVDNDRVATDALSLKVDGSWLRLRGEAALRFGRRLDLVVTSPRLDLAAVQRLLFPTARVRLEGTTGADVRITGSWSAPLIQGTIIRARGAVNRQPVAVESAGLSLLGDLLVLRDVTAVAGDARLQGELRLAMGSGGTLLAAAEVENLPPELLARAGLRLPLSGRLQGSVVLGRAPKALFAEAAGRMGPGQAGGLHVDYLRAGGWYADAEVAFPYLVAGRGKTVLRAAGSVSRRGILDVDAAATGLDLREVARQIGAPPRLQATVEAAGRVTGTRSEPVFNGTVLSGPGTLASLEFDSAQGPLRVSRHALATPGLVLREGRGTYLVSGTVRWKDPSSVALTVQAEGIPAASLIRSAAVPLHLTGRLSGRLTVGGTVTRPLASGRVTLLEGSVQRQRVDEAAATFRWQGGALTLEALRARVGDSVLTARGTVDRTGALSLSFAVRDLDLKHLTALPAEVVQMAGHLDLQGRVEGTAADPAVVAAFSARDLVLNRQPFDRADGVVRWASGRLALEPVTLSQGEGTYTVRGILGLRPPVLDLHGEVSRGSLATLLSLGRLRAPVPLDGRLDGIVTVQGTRARPSAALQARLTRGRLGDQPIDEVDVGLSFRNDVVRVDRLRGRSGEGIFAARGQVVLHGDSQLEVGGTDLNLALLRPLLRPERPLAGTLTFTTQINGRWQDPEVGLSLDVRRGSVNGLRFDSLVANAFYRDGQLHVEQALLSQDGHRVKGVGVIPLGPGRGVLAERPMRFEVSLVQADLSILALLLPPVQESTGRLEGQVLLSGTPGRPVMSGGMTVRDGHIRLRGLNPPLEAVQAGISFSQDRLSLSSFTARLGEGRLEATGSVAIAHFRPDRVERLAVRARDARIEAPPFFTGAVDADLVLTGSLTGAQAPPELTGEVTVKRGDLDALGLLPAPGRQAASRGPDLRLRDLRLTSGEDLTVHLGRMRVELAPGDTLSVGGTLRQPSVTGRLTAQRGAVTVFGRTFTLREGEARFLPQLGMRPLISLDAETDLLLADGSTTKVFLEARQVFPEEIVDRVVLRSDPPHSREQIVGLLAGGAVAEPGADVQALLRAELGRALFGGVEAAIARALGLGEFTVQYDFARPLQLRVGRLLVRDLYLRLTTIFEQETRFVWSLEWRFLRNVMLAFSVDNAGRSGALLQYTLRF; from the coding sequence ATGTTTCGTCGATCCTTCGTCCTGGCCGTTGTCCTCCTAACCGCGGGCGGAGCCGTCCTGTACGCCGTCGCGACTTCGGGGCGGCTGCACGAGCAGGCCCGCCGGGCGGTGCAGGCGGCGGCCGCGCGCCAGTTCCAGCGGCCGGTGCAGATCGGCGCCCTGCGCGGCGACCCGCTGCGAGGCGTGGTCCTTGAAGGGGTGACCGTCGGCCGCAGAGAGCCCACGGCCGAGGGTGCCATCATTACGGCCGCGCAGATCGTCGTCTCCTTCCGTCCCGCCGCCCTGCTGGGCGACCTGCTGCGCCGCCGCGGTGTCCTGCGCAGCATCACCACCATCACCCTGGTCCGTCCGGAGATCTGGCTGGAGATCTCCTCCGCCGGGCGGTGGAACGTGCTGGACCTGGTAGCCCAGCCGGGTGCCCCGGCCATGAAGGGCGCGGGCCTGGCGCCTCTGGTCGTCGTGCGGGATGGGAGGGTTACTCTCACCGACCACTCCGGGCCGCCGTATCCGTTCCGCGCGCGTTTCGTCCAGGTCAGCGGCCGGGCAGACTTCCGCCTGGCGCCGACCGTGGAGCTGGAGGCGGCTCTGGTCAGCCTGCACACGGGCAGGCGCACGCCGGTCACCTTGCAGGGGAGGTACCTCCTCGACCGCGGCGTGCTGGACGCCGACCTGCGGGCGGAGGGCGCCCCCCTGGTACAGTGGGGGCCGTACCTCGTGCGCACGCCAGCCCTGGTCTTCACCGGGGGGGCAGCGGACGCGCAACTCCACCTGCTGAGGGCGCCGTGGGGAGGGAGGCGTACTCTGGACTACCGGGGCAGCGTGCGCCTTGTGGACGGGGCGGCAACGCTGCTGCCGCAGCGGACCCGCCTGTACGGGATGTCCGGCCTGCTCCGTGTGGACAACGACCGTGTGGCTACCGACGCTCTGAGCCTTAAGGTCGATGGGTCGTGGCTACGTCTACGCGGGGAAGCGGCGTTGCGCTTCGGCCGCCGGCTGGACCTGGTGGTGACCTCGCCGCGGCTGGACCTGGCCGCGGTGCAGCGCCTCCTCTTCCCCACAGCGCGAGTCCGCCTTGAGGGCACCACGGGCGCGGACGTGCGCATCACCGGCTCCTGGTCCGCTCCGCTGATTCAGGGGACGATCATCAGGGCTCGTGGCGCGGTGAACCGACAGCCCGTGGCCGTGGAGTCGGCGGGGCTTTCCCTCCTGGGCGACCTCCTCGTCCTGCGGGACGTCACCGCGGTGGCAGGAGACGCCCGCCTGCAGGGCGAGCTGCGCCTGGCCATGGGCAGCGGCGGGACGCTGCTGGCCGCGGCGGAGGTCGAGAACCTCCCGCCGGAGCTGCTGGCCCGTGCCGGGCTGCGCCTCCCCCTGAGCGGTCGGCTGCAGGGGAGCGTCGTGCTGGGCCGCGCCCCCAAGGCACTGTTCGCGGAGGCTGCGGGGAGGATGGGCCCGGGCCAGGCCGGCGGGCTGCACGTGGACTACCTGCGCGCCGGCGGGTGGTACGCGGACGCCGAGGTCGCCTTCCCGTATCTCGTCGCCGGCCGCGGCAAGACGGTGCTGCGTGCAGCAGGCTCCGTCTCGCGCCGGGGCATACTGGATGTCGACGCCGCGGCCACCGGATTGGACCTGCGGGAGGTCGCTCGCCAGATCGGGGCGCCTCCGCGCCTGCAGGCGACGGTGGAGGCTGCCGGGAGGGTAACCGGGACGCGGTCCGAGCCAGTGTTCAACGGCACCGTCCTCTCTGGCCCCGGGACCCTGGCCTCGCTGGAGTTCGACAGCGCACAGGGGCCGCTGCGGGTGTCCCGTCACGCCCTGGCCACGCCCGGCCTGGTGCTGCGGGAGGGGAGGGGGACCTACCTGGTGTCGGGAACGGTGCGATGGAAAGACCCATCTTCCGTGGCACTCACGGTTCAGGCAGAGGGCATCCCCGCAGCCAGCCTGATCCGCTCCGCCGCCGTGCCGCTGCACCTCACCGGCCGCCTCTCCGGCCGGCTCACCGTCGGAGGAACGGTGACCCGGCCCCTGGCCAGCGGCCGGGTGACCCTGCTCGAGGGCAGCGTCCAGAGGCAGCGGGTAGACGAAGCCGCGGCCACGTTTCGCTGGCAGGGTGGAGCGCTGACCCTGGAGGCGCTACGCGCCCGCGTGGGGGACTCCGTGCTCACGGCGCGCGGCACTGTGGATCGGACGGGAGCCCTGAGCCTCAGCTTCGCCGTGCGGGACCTGGACCTGAAGCACCTGACCGCGCTGCCCGCTGAGGTGGTCCAGATGGCAGGGCACCTGGACCTGCAGGGGCGCGTCGAGGGCACCGCCGCTGATCCGGCGGTAGTGGCCGCGTTTTCGGCGCGGGACCTGGTGTTGAACCGGCAGCCGTTCGACCGCGCCGACGGCGTCGTGCGCTGGGCCTCTGGCCGGCTGGCCCTCGAGCCCGTCACGCTCTCCCAGGGCGAGGGCACATACACCGTCCGCGGGATCCTGGGGTTGCGCCCCCCTGTGCTTGACCTGCACGGTGAGGTCTCCCGCGGCAGCCTGGCCACGCTGCTCTCCCTGGGGCGGCTGCGGGCGCCGGTCCCGCTGGATGGGCGCCTCGACGGCATCGTCACGGTGCAGGGGACGCGGGCCCGCCCGTCGGCGGCGCTGCAGGCGCGCCTGACCCGGGGTAGGCTGGGCGACCAGCCCATCGATGAAGTGGACGTCGGGCTCAGCTTCCGCAACGACGTGGTCAGGGTGGACAGGCTGCGCGGGCGCTCCGGAGAGGGGATCTTCGCTGCGCGGGGGCAGGTGGTACTGCACGGGGATAGCCAGCTGGAGGTCGGGGGCACCGACCTGAACCTGGCGCTGCTCCGGCCGCTGCTGCGCCCGGAGCGGCCGCTGGCCGGCACGCTCACCTTCACCACGCAGATCAACGGCCGCTGGCAGGACCCGGAGGTCGGGCTGTCCCTGGACGTGCGCCGCGGCAGCGTCAACGGCCTGCGGTTCGACTCGCTGGTGGCGAACGCCTTCTACCGGGACGGGCAGCTCCACGTGGAGCAGGCGCTGCTCAGCCAGGACGGGCACCGGGTCAAGGGGGTGGGGGTCATCCCTCTTGGCCCGGGGCGCGGGGTCCTGGCCGAACGGCCCATGCGCTTTGAAGTCTCCCTGGTGCAGGCCGACCTCAGCATCTTGGCGCTGCTCCTCCCCCCGGTGCAGGAGTCCACCGGCAGGCTGGAGGGGCAGGTGCTCCTCTCAGGGACCCCCGGCCGCCCGGTAATGAGCGGCGGGATGACCGTGCGTGACGGGCACATCCGCCTGCGCGGCCTGAACCCCCCGCTGGAGGCGGTGCAGGCCGGGATCAGCTTCAGCCAGGATCGCCTCTCGCTCTCATCCTTCACTGCCCGCCTGGGCGAGGGGAGGCTGGAGGCCACGGGGTCTGTGGCCATCGCCCACTTCCGACCGGACCGGGTGGAGCGGCTGGCGGTGCGGGCGCGCGACGCCCGGATCGAGGCGCCGCCGTTCTTCACCGGGGCGGTGGATGCCGACCTCGTCCTCACCGGATCCCTCACCGGTGCGCAGGCCCCGCCCGAGCTGACCGGGGAGGTGACGGTGAAGCGGGGCGACCTGGACGCCCTGGGGCTGCTGCCCGCGCCAGGGCGGCAGGCCGCCTCCCGGGGCCCGGACCTGCGCCTGCGCGACCTGCGCCTGACCAGCGGGGAGGACCTGACCGTGCACCTGGGGCGGATGCGCGTGGAGCTTGCCCCGGGAGATACGCTCTCCGTGGGCGGGACCCTACGCCAGCCCAGCGTCACCGGACGGTTGACGGCGCAACGGGGAGCGGTGACCGTGTTCGGTCGCACCTTCACCCTGCGCGAAGGGGAAGCTCGTTTCCTCCCGCAGCTGGGGATGCGCCCCCTGATCTCGCTGGATGCCGAGACGGACCTCCTGCTGGCGGACGGCAGCACCACCAAGGTCTTCCTGGAAGCGCGGCAGGTCTTCCCCGAAGAGATCGTCGACCGGGTGGTCCTGCGGTCGGATCCCCCACACAGTCGGGAGCAGATCGTCGGGCTACTGGCCGGTGGCGCGGTGGCAGAGCCAGGTGCCGACGTGCAGGCGCTGCTGCGGGCCGAGCTGGGGCGGGCGCTGTTCGGCGGGGTGGAGGCGGCCATCGCCCGCGCTCTGGGGCTCGGCGAGTTCACCGTGCAGTACGACTTCGCCCGGCCGCTGCAACTGCGCGTGGGCCGGCTGCTGGTGCGCGACCTCTACCTGCGGCTGACCACCATCTTCGAGCAGGAGACCCGTTTCGTCTGGTCCCTGGAGTGGCGCTTCCTGCGCAACGTGATGCTGGCGTTCTCCGTGGACAACGCCGGCCGGAGCGGCGCCCTGCTCCAGTACACCCTCCGCTTTTGA
- a CDS encoding SpoIVB peptidase S55 domain-containing protein: MTRVWRAVMVCGLALAVLLPPAAVGSAQEGLPPIMKVAEIKPGMRGVGRTTVKSPQIAEFNFEVMALLAGGGGAIPVKHLILYRTYGPLMEQTGGTAAGMSGSPLYINGKLVGAHSASYLFQTRKDLGLGTPIEYMLPLLEQPQAAAAPWPTVFSPTTPLVVDGKPVHRVVVARTPAQARQAAALPGTLAFLPAQPVTLAGGLTPRAFTLLQKVMGERLAQRPLVQYGGGQAAGEAAQIRAGSPVGILQVLGDVEFGGICTTTLRVGSKLLICGHPWENLGSVAYGLTTAEIVTVVQTLQRPFLEGNLGPLVGQIDEDRGPGIRGLVGKFPRMFTVRVTVNDADSGKTVSRAAQVVRRADLVRLFAPLVAFVAAERGRDQVQGEGSARVKMAVRARRLPGVISRENIFYSQQDVALASVLDISTAVQFLFFNPFADLDPFDLKVEMTLSRKRETAEITNVEAETREVDPGGTIRVRITVRPYQQDQQVSRVIEVPVPRNYPRGPAVLLVSSAGIDLTGTSPEDVIVRDLLTEQPPFPGDTLEEAVEIFESLGTNNQILIRLVPFGLPATGAEFTKFDVFAGRLIRTNWVIQGEFRVPIHVR; the protein is encoded by the coding sequence GTGACACGTGTGTGGCGAGCGGTCATGGTATGCGGGTTGGCCCTGGCGGTCCTCCTGCCGCCGGCGGCGGTGGGCAGCGCCCAGGAGGGGCTGCCCCCGATCATGAAGGTGGCGGAGATCAAGCCGGGGATGCGGGGCGTGGGCCGGACCACGGTGAAGAGCCCGCAGATCGCGGAGTTCAACTTCGAGGTAATGGCGCTGCTGGCGGGAGGTGGCGGCGCCATCCCGGTGAAGCACCTGATTCTCTACCGGACCTACGGCCCCCTGATGGAGCAGACAGGCGGCACCGCTGCGGGGATGAGCGGCAGCCCCTTGTACATCAACGGGAAGCTGGTGGGCGCCCACAGCGCCAGCTATCTCTTCCAGACCAGGAAGGACCTGGGGCTGGGCACCCCCATCGAGTACATGCTGCCGCTGCTGGAGCAGCCGCAGGCTGCAGCCGCTCCCTGGCCCACCGTCTTCTCCCCCACCACCCCGCTGGTGGTGGACGGGAAGCCGGTCCACCGGGTGGTGGTGGCCCGCACTCCCGCCCAGGCCCGCCAGGCGGCGGCACTGCCCGGCACCCTGGCCTTCCTCCCGGCGCAGCCGGTGACCCTGGCCGGAGGCCTGACCCCCCGCGCCTTCACCCTCCTGCAGAAGGTGATGGGCGAGCGGCTGGCCCAGCGGCCGCTGGTGCAGTATGGCGGAGGGCAGGCCGCCGGGGAGGCGGCGCAGATCCGCGCCGGCTCGCCGGTGGGGATCCTCCAGGTGCTGGGCGACGTGGAGTTCGGCGGCATCTGCACCACGACGCTGCGGGTGGGGAGCAAGCTGCTCATCTGCGGTCACCCCTGGGAGAACCTGGGGTCGGTGGCCTACGGCCTGACCACCGCCGAGATCGTCACCGTGGTGCAGACGCTGCAGCGTCCCTTCCTGGAGGGCAACCTGGGACCGCTGGTCGGGCAGATCGACGAGGACCGCGGGCCAGGCATCCGCGGCCTGGTGGGGAAGTTCCCCCGCATGTTCACCGTCCGAGTCACCGTCAACGACGCCGACTCAGGAAAGACGGTGAGCCGGGCGGCCCAGGTGGTGCGCCGCGCCGATCTGGTGCGCCTCTTCGCGCCCCTGGTGGCCTTCGTCGCCGCAGAGCGGGGACGCGACCAGGTCCAGGGGGAGGGGTCGGCCCGGGTAAAGATGGCGGTGCGCGCCAGGCGGCTGCCCGGAGTCATCTCCCGGGAGAATATCTTCTACAGCCAGCAGGACGTGGCCCTGGCCTCAGTACTGGACATCTCCACGGCAGTCCAGTTCCTCTTCTTCAATCCCTTCGCCGACCTGGACCCGTTTGACCTGAAGGTGGAGATGACCCTCTCCCGCAAGCGGGAGACAGCGGAGATCACCAACGTTGAGGCGGAGACACGGGAGGTCGACCCGGGAGGGACCATCCGCGTCCGGATCACCGTCCGCCCCTACCAGCAGGACCAGCAGGTCTCTCGGGTCATCGAGGTCCCTGTGCCGCGGAATTACCCGCGGGGCCCGGCGGTGCTCCTCGTCAGCTCGGCGGGGATCGACCTGACTGGAACCAGCCCGGAAGACGTGATCGTACGAGACCTGCTCACCGAGCAGCCCCCCTTCCCCGGGGACACCCTGGAGGAGGCGGTGGAGATCTTTGAGAGCCTGGGGACCAACAACCAGATCCTGATCCGCCTGGTCCCCTTCGGCCTGCCGGCGACCGGAGCGGAGTTCACTAAGTTCGACGTCTTCGCCGGCCGGTTGATCCGGACCAACTGGGTGATCCAGGGGGAGTTCCGGGTCCCCATTCATGTGCGCTGA